A genomic window from Henningerozyma blattae CBS 6284 chromosome 3, complete genome includes:
- the NCW2 gene encoding Ncw2p (similar to Saccharomyces cerevisiae YLR194C; ancestral locus Anc_7.358), with product MGTLDNFDDTTAGAVLADDSTAATDDYSEWTNTVTTAIKESWEDELVSGAKSIATKIATGAESVATKVATGAESVATKVATGAESVATKVATDAKSVATEGASKVKDTFDTTTDATYVGKSSIEDSLKVSTQASNGQFAVEPSATVVSTNANGDVTTEYLWVAASETDSKADKKHDKTETLASSNVEESITSAIESATSTKSKNDKKNSKDESETSGASSKTGLYADEPLSTLVGTNSNGETYTSMVWWLPSSEMTKLVASKTSASDDKSSDNESSTSKEKADKKTKEKSKQSSSTEFTTHVTTIKSKYVTTEHDKAKTLTTTYIDTEISAFHTVKVAMIKNDTANAADKNGVALGVGAACIAAFLL from the coding sequence ATGGGTACTCTAGATAATTTCGATGATACTACTGCTGGCGCCGTTTTAGCCGATGATAGCACTGCTGCTACTGATGATTACAGCGAATGGACTAACACTGTGACTACTGCCATCAAAGAGAGCTGGGAAGATGAATTAGTCTCTGGTGCCAAGAGTATTGCTACCAAGATTGCTACTGGTGCTGAAAGTGTTGCTACCAAAGTTGCTACTGGAGCTGAAAGTGTTGCTACCAAAGTTGCTACTGGAGCTGAAAGTGTTGCTACTAAAGTAGCAACTGATGCCAAGAGTGTTGCAACTGAGGGTGCCTCTAAAGTTAAAGATACCTTTGATACTACTACAGATGCTACCTATGTAGGTAAATCATCCATTGAAGACTCATTAAAAGTTTCTACTCAAGCTAGTAATGGCCAATTTGCAGTTGAACCATCTGCAACTGTTGTTTCTACAAACGCTAATGGTGATGTCACCACTGAATATTTATGGGTTGCTGCATCTGAAACAGATAGTAAAGCTGACAAGAAACATGACAAAACAGAAACTTTAGCTTCCAGTAATGTGGAAGAATCAATCACTTCTGCTATCGAATCTGCTACTAGTACCAAAAGTAAAAAcgataagaaaaattctaaagatGAAAGTGAAACTTCAGGAGCTTCTTCAAAGACCGGTCTATATGCTGATGAACCATTAAGCACTTTGGTTGGTACTAATTCAAATGGTGAAACATACACTTCTATGGTCTGGTGGTTACCATCCTCTGAAATGACTAAATTGGTTGCATCTAAAACTTCAGCTTCAGATGATAAATCTTCAGACAATGAATCTTCCACTTCTAAAGAAAAAGCTGACAAGAAGACTAAGGAAAAATCTAAACAATCTTCTAGCACAGAATTTACTACACATGTTACTACTATTAAGAGTAAATACGTTACAACTGAACACGACAAAGCTAAAACTTTAACTACTACCTACATTGATACTGAAATTAGCGCCTTCCATACTGTTAAAGTAGCTATGATTAAAAATGACACTGCTAACGCTGCTGATAAGAACGGTGTTGCATTAGGTGTCGGTGCTGCCTGTATTGCCGCCTTCTTATTATAG